One genomic segment of Bacteroides caccae includes these proteins:
- a CDS encoding ABC transporter permease: MIDIWQEIYSTIKRNKLRTFLTGFAVAWGIFMLIVLLGAGNGLIHAFEQSASERAMNSIKIFPGWTSKSYDGLKEGRRVQLDNKDVDATNRYFPDHVINTGGTVWQGGVNLSFGQEYVSLSLSGVYPNHTEVEVVKLFKGRFINEIDIRERRKVIVLHKKTAEILFDKTHTDPIGQFVNAGNVVYQVVGLYNDKGDSGDSDAYIPFSTLQTIYNKGDKLNNLIMTTKNLETIEANEKFETYYRKVLGANHRFDPTDHSAIWIWNRFTNYLQQQQGSAMLRIAIWVIGIFTLLSGIVGVSNIMLITVKERTREFGIRKALGAKPLSILWLIIVESVTITTIFGYIGMVAGIGATEWMNNAFGNQTMDTGMWTETVFLNPTVDIRIAIQATLTLIIAGTLAGLFPARKAVSIRPIEALRAD; this comes from the coding sequence ATGATTGACATCTGGCAAGAAATTTATAGTACTATCAAACGCAATAAGCTGAGGACCTTCCTTACGGGATTTGCCGTAGCATGGGGAATATTCATGCTTATCGTCCTATTGGGTGCAGGCAACGGACTGATTCATGCATTCGAGCAATCGGCTTCGGAACGGGCGATGAACTCTATCAAGATTTTCCCGGGTTGGACAAGTAAATCCTACGATGGATTGAAAGAAGGAAGACGGGTGCAACTGGACAATAAAGACGTAGACGCTACCAACCGGTATTTCCCGGATCATGTCATCAATACCGGTGGAACGGTATGGCAAGGAGGCGTAAATCTTAGTTTCGGGCAAGAGTATGTAAGCCTGAGTCTTTCCGGTGTATATCCCAATCATACGGAAGTAGAAGTTGTAAAACTCTTCAAAGGACGTTTCATCAACGAGATTGATATCAGGGAACGACGCAAAGTGATCGTGCTCCATAAGAAGACTGCTGAAATCTTATTCGACAAGACCCATACCGATCCTATCGGACAGTTTGTCAATGCCGGCAATGTGGTTTATCAAGTGGTTGGACTTTATAACGACAAGGGAGACAGCGGAGACAGCGACGCCTACATTCCTTTCAGTACTCTGCAAACCATTTATAATAAGGGTGACAAACTGAATAACCTCATCATGACTACCAAAAATTTGGAAACAATAGAAGCCAATGAGAAGTTTGAAACCTACTACCGCAAAGTTTTGGGAGCCAATCATCGTTTTGACCCGACCGACCATAGTGCAATTTGGATATGGAACCGATTTACCAATTATCTACAACAACAGCAGGGGTCGGCCATGCTCCGTATAGCGATTTGGGTTATCGGTATTTTTACATTACTAAGCGGAATTGTCGGAGTTTCCAATATCATGTTGATTACGGTAAAAGAACGTACCCGCGAATTTGGTATCCGCAAAGCACTCGGCGCCAAACCGCTTTCTATTCTTTGGCTGATTATCGTTGAGAGTGTCACTATTACCACAATATTCGGATATATAGGCATGGTGGCCGGTATCGGAGCAACCGAATGGATGAACAACGCTTTCGGCAATCAGACAATGGATACCGGAATGTGGACAGAAACGGTTTTTCTGAATCCTACTGTCGACATCAGAATCGCCATACAAGCTACACTCACATTAATAATAGCTGGAACATTAGCCGGATTGTTCCCTGCCCGGAAAGCAGTCAGTATCCGGCCGATCGAAGCACTTAGAGCAGATTAA
- a CDS encoding ABC transporter permease — protein MRIDIDTCEEILITITRNKTRSLLTAFGVFWGIFMLVALIGGGQGLEYMLKKNFEGFATNSGFLASQRTGEAYKGFRKGRWWNLESTDIERLRSQVKEVEVITPSVARWGSKAVYEDKKYDCSVKGLYPDYLHIESQEMAYGRFINEVDIREARKVCVIGKRIYESLFKPGENPCGKYVRVDGIYYQVIGMSSSEGDMNIQGRASEAVTLPFTTMQQAYNLGGQIDVVCFTAKQGVKVSELQPKMEQIIKAAHYIAPNDKQAVMYLNAEAMFSMVDNLFNGINILVWMVGLGTLLAGAIGVSNIMMVTVKERTTEIGIRRAIGARPKDILQQILSESMVLTTIAGMFGISFAVMILQVADMLASSNGGDSHFQVSFGLAVGTCALLAALGMLAGLAPAYRAMAIKPIEAIRDE, from the coding sequence ATGAGAATAGACATAGATACTTGTGAGGAAATCCTCATCACTATCACAAGAAATAAGACAAGAAGTCTGCTGACTGCATTCGGTGTGTTCTGGGGAATTTTTATGCTTGTAGCCCTTATTGGCGGCGGACAGGGACTGGAATATATGCTAAAAAAGAACTTTGAAGGATTTGCGACTAACTCCGGTTTCCTAGCTTCACAAAGGACAGGAGAAGCGTATAAAGGTTTTCGCAAAGGAAGGTGGTGGAATCTGGAATCTACAGATATCGAACGCCTTCGTTCGCAGGTCAAAGAAGTGGAAGTCATTACCCCCTCCGTTGCACGTTGGGGATCTAAAGCTGTATACGAAGATAAGAAATATGATTGCAGTGTAAAAGGACTATACCCCGATTATCTCCACATCGAATCACAGGAAATGGCGTATGGACGGTTTATCAATGAAGTTGATATACGCGAAGCGCGAAAAGTTTGTGTGATCGGCAAACGAATTTATGAAAGCCTTTTCAAACCGGGAGAGAACCCGTGCGGCAAATACGTGAGAGTAGACGGGATTTATTATCAGGTGATCGGGATGTCTTCTTCCGAAGGAGATATGAATATACAAGGAAGAGCTTCGGAAGCCGTCACTCTACCTTTCACCACCATGCAACAGGCTTATAATCTGGGAGGGCAGATTGATGTAGTATGCTTCACAGCCAAACAAGGTGTCAAGGTGTCTGAACTGCAACCGAAAATGGAACAGATTATCAAAGCTGCCCATTATATCGCCCCTAACGACAAACAAGCAGTTATGTATCTGAATGCCGAAGCGATGTTTTCTATGGTAGACAACTTATTCAACGGCATTAATATATTGGTCTGGATGGTAGGATTAGGAACGTTACTGGCAGGTGCTATCGGTGTATCCAATATCATGATGGTGACCGTAAAGGAACGCACGACCGAAATTGGTATCCGCCGGGCTATCGGAGCACGTCCGAAAGATATCCTGCAACAGATTCTATCGGAAAGTATGGTGCTCACCACGATTGCCGGAATGTTCGGGATTTCTTTTGCCGTAATGATATTGCAAGTAGCAGATATGCTAGCCAGTTCAAACGGAGGAGACAGCCATTTTCAAGTCAGCTTCGGATTAGCGGTCGGCACTTGCGCACTTCTGGCTGCATTGGGGATGTTAGCCGGCCTGGCACCTGCTTATCGGGCAATGGCTATCAAGCCGATTGAAGCAATCAGAGATGAGTAG
- a CDS encoding efflux RND transporter periplasmic adaptor subunit: MKKYLKIVLLVIVAIILVGTFVFLYQKSRPKVVVYETLKPEVTDLQKTTVATGKVEPRDEILIKPQISGIIDEVYKEAGQAVRKGEVIAKVKVIPELGQLNSAESRVRLAEINATQAETDFSRVKKLYEDQLISREEYEKSEVAVKQAREEKQTAKDNLEIVKEGITKNSASFSSTMIRSTIDGLILDVPVKAGNSVIMSNTFNDGTTIATVANMNDLIFRGNIDETEVGRIHEGMPLKLTIGALQNLTFNAILEYISPKGVETNGANQFEIKAAISVPDSVQVRSGYSANAEIVLQRANKVLAVPESTVEFKGDSTFVYIMTDSVPEQKFQRTQVTTGMSDGIKIEIKKGVTANDKIRGAEKKDK; this comes from the coding sequence ATGAAAAAGTATCTGAAAATCGTATTATTGGTAATTGTTGCCATAATCCTCGTCGGAACGTTCGTATTCCTTTATCAGAAGTCGCGCCCGAAGGTTGTTGTCTACGAAACCCTCAAGCCGGAAGTGACTGATCTGCAAAAGACCACCGTAGCTACCGGAAAAGTAGAACCAAGAGATGAAATTCTAATCAAGCCCCAGATCTCGGGTATTATTGACGAAGTATACAAGGAGGCAGGACAAGCAGTGAGGAAAGGTGAGGTGATAGCCAAGGTAAAGGTTATCCCCGAACTCGGACAGTTAAACTCGGCAGAAAGCCGTGTCCGTCTGGCGGAGATTAATGCAACACAGGCGGAAACGGATTTTTCCCGCGTGAAGAAACTGTATGAGGACCAACTAATCAGCCGGGAAGAATATGAGAAAAGTGAAGTAGCCGTCAAACAGGCACGCGAAGAAAAGCAGACTGCCAAAGATAACCTGGAAATCGTAAAAGAAGGTATTACCAAAAACAGTGCTTCATTCAGCAGTACCATGATTCGTTCTACTATCGACGGACTGATTCTGGACGTACCGGTAAAAGCCGGAAACTCGGTGATCATGAGTAACACCTTCAATGACGGAACAACTATTGCTACGGTAGCCAACATGAATGATTTGATTTTCCGTGGTAATATTGATGAAACAGAAGTAGGCCGCATCCATGAAGGTATGCCGCTTAAGTTGACTATCGGAGCTTTACAAAATCTGACATTCAACGCGATATTGGAATATATATCTCCTAAAGGAGTAGAGACTAACGGAGCTAACCAGTTTGAAATTAAAGCTGCTATTTCAGTTCCGGACTCCGTACAGGTTCGTTCCGGTTATTCGGCGAATGCGGAAATTGTATTGCAGCGTGCCAATAAGGTACTGGCAGTACCCGAAAGCACCGTTGAATTTAAAGGTGATTCTACATTTGTATATATCATGACTGATTCCGTACCCGAACAGAAATTCCAACGTACACAAGTGACCACAGGAATGAGTGATGGTATCAAAATTGAGATTAAGAAAGGGGTGACTGCCAATGACAAAATTCGCGGCGCCGAGAAAAAAGACAAATAA
- a CDS encoding TolC family protein translates to MKTIYKTIAIFLLAGTGVDSAQAQNGSSQTWTLRQCIDYAIEHNINIRQTANEAEQNKVDVNTAKWARLPNLSGSASQNWSWGRSASPVDNSYSDINSANTSLSLGTNVPIFTGLQLSNQYSLAKLNLRAAIEDLNKAKEDIAINVTSAYLQVLFNLELSKVAFNQTNLSKDQLKRIKGLFEVGKASPSEVAEAQARVAQDEMTSVQADNTYKLSLLDLSQLLELPTPEGFILENPKEELEFEALTPPDDIYTQALAYKPSIKAAEYRLQGSQKNIRIAQSNFYPQLSFSAGLGSNYYTVSGKSEGSFSSQMKNNLNKYIGFNLSVPIFNRFATRNRVRTARLQQANLSLQLDNTKKILYKEIQQAWYNALAAESKYNSSEVAVKANEESFRLMSEKFNNGKATFVEYNESKLNLTKALSDKLQAKYDYLFRTKILDFYKGEIIE, encoded by the coding sequence ATGAAAACAATCTATAAAACCATAGCTATCTTTCTACTCGCCGGAACAGGAGTAGATTCCGCACAGGCACAGAACGGTTCTTCGCAAACCTGGACGTTGCGGCAATGTATTGATTATGCTATCGAGCATAACATCAATATTCGCCAGACAGCTAATGAAGCAGAACAAAATAAAGTGGACGTAAATACAGCCAAATGGGCACGCCTCCCGAATCTAAGCGGAAGTGCGAGTCAGAATTGGAGTTGGGGACGTAGTGCCTCGCCGGTAGATAACTCCTACAGTGATATCAATAGCGCGAATACGAGCCTCAGCTTAGGGACCAATGTACCGATTTTTACAGGTTTACAGTTATCAAATCAATATTCATTAGCCAAGTTGAATCTTAGGGCCGCTATCGAGGACCTGAACAAAGCTAAAGAAGATATAGCCATCAACGTTACCTCTGCTTATCTGCAAGTTCTATTTAACCTGGAGTTAAGCAAAGTCGCCTTTAATCAGACGAACTTGAGCAAAGATCAGTTGAAACGCATCAAAGGACTCTTCGAAGTAGGTAAAGCCTCACCATCGGAAGTGGCTGAAGCACAAGCACGTGTGGCACAAGATGAAATGACTTCCGTACAAGCGGACAATACATATAAATTATCATTGCTAGACCTCAGCCAACTGCTTGAGTTACCGACTCCCGAAGGTTTCATTCTCGAAAATCCGAAAGAAGAACTGGAATTCGAAGCGCTAACTCCGCCGGATGATATATATACACAAGCGCTTGCCTACAAACCTAGCATTAAAGCAGCGGAATATCGCTTGCAAGGTAGTCAGAAGAACATCCGTATCGCTCAAAGTAATTTTTATCCGCAATTATCTTTCAGTGCCGGACTCGGAAGCAACTATTATACAGTGAGTGGTAAATCAGAGGGAAGTTTCAGCAGCCAGATGAAAAATAACCTCAACAAATATATCGGATTTAATCTTAGTGTCCCTATCTTTAACCGTTTCGCTACACGAAACCGTGTACGAACCGCCCGGTTACAACAAGCAAATCTCAGTTTACAACTAGATAATACCAAAAAGATTCTTTACAAAGAAATCCAACAAGCCTGGTACAATGCTCTGGCAGCAGAAAGTAAATATAACTCCAGTGAAGTGGCAGTGAAAGCCAATGAAGAATCTTTCCGGTTAATGAGCGAGAAATTCAATAACGGTAAAGCAACTTTCGTGGAATATAATGAGTCAAAGTTGAATCTGACTAAAGCACTCTCTGACAAGTTACAGGCTAAATATGATTATCTGTTCCGTACTAAAATTCTGGATTTCTATAAAGGAGAAATCATAGAATAG
- the msrB gene encoding peptide-methionine (R)-S-oxide reductase MsrB, with the protein MKHFIIAAEIYLAGGCFWGTEHFLKQIRGVESTEVGYANSIINQPTYQQVCSGETNAAETVKVVYDPETVNLSLLLDLYFKTIDPTSLNRQGNDRGTQYRTGIYYTNKADIAVINQAVRALADQYKNPIAIEVKPLTNFYPAENYHQDYLDKNPNGYCHINPALFEMARKANAPKSKVYQKPDDTVLRQQLSAEQYAVTQKNATEPAFRNEYWDEYRPGIYADITTGEPLFVSTDKFDSGCGWPSFSQPIQKDLITEKKDTSYGMTRTEVRSKTGDAHLGHVFTDGPKEKGGLRYCINSASLRFIPKEKMKEEGYGEYLPLIK; encoded by the coding sequence ATGAAACACTTTATCATCGCAGCAGAAATTTATCTTGCAGGAGGATGTTTCTGGGGAACAGAACATTTCCTAAAACAAATCAGAGGAGTAGAAAGTACCGAGGTAGGCTATGCCAACAGTATTATCAACCAGCCGACCTATCAACAGGTATGTTCGGGAGAAACCAATGCAGCTGAAACGGTGAAAGTAGTCTATGACCCCGAAACAGTTAATTTAAGTCTGCTTCTTGATCTGTATTTTAAAACGATTGATCCTACCAGCCTCAACCGGCAAGGAAATGATCGCGGTACGCAATATAGAACGGGGATTTATTATACTAATAAAGCGGATATCGCTGTTATTAATCAGGCTGTCCGGGCATTAGCGGATCAATATAAAAATCCCATTGCCATAGAAGTAAAACCATTGACAAATTTCTATCCGGCAGAAAACTATCATCAGGATTATCTGGATAAAAATCCGAACGGCTATTGCCATATCAACCCGGCTTTATTTGAAATGGCACGCAAAGCCAATGCTCCCAAGTCCAAAGTTTATCAAAAACCGGATGACACAGTCCTTCGCCAACAATTATCGGCAGAGCAATATGCCGTCACCCAGAAAAATGCTACGGAACCTGCTTTCCGGAATGAATACTGGGACGAGTACCGTCCCGGTATCTACGCAGATATCACCACCGGAGAACCCCTATTTGTTTCGACCGACAAGTTCGATTCCGGTTGTGGCTGGCCTAGTTTCTCCCAACCGATTCAAAAGGACTTGATTACAGAGAAGAAAGATACTTCTTATGGAATGACACGTACCGAAGTACGCAGTAAAACCGGAGACGCCCACCTAGGACATGTATTTACGGATGGTCCGAAAGAAAAAGGAGGATTACGTTACTGTATCAATAGTGCTTCTCTTCGTTTTATTCCGAAAGAAAAAATGAAAGAGGAAGGCTACGGAGAATACTTACCGCTTATCAAATAA
- a CDS encoding biosynthetic peptidoglycan transglycosylase translates to MKTNSQKRILPLALSGGILICLICIYSGRSVLLRSIVNRHTSRIEQTHGLCIHYDKLEMNGLNEIYLQGLSVIPEQRDTLFTLASTRIKLNFWKLLTKKIEVSYIAAEDIRLTFTKQDSIANYDFLFKKDRKVPSQTSGQTVTEINYAERINKLLNLCYGFLPENGQLKQIYITERKDSNFVSMVFPSFIIKENKFRSTIEIHEDTLTRHWIADGELKQSANTLMAKLYSADSTKVSIPYITRRFGAKVTFDTLSYSMTKESNGKNQLYLNGKAKVNGLDIFHKVLSPEVIHLDRGHLGYQMNISDHSFELDSTTTVIFNKIQVHPYLRAEKKKDLWHFTAAVDKSWFPADELFSSLPKGLFNNLEGIKTSGELAYHFLLDIDFAQLDSLKLESELKERNFEIVEYGDTQLSKMSGEFVYTAYENGMPVRTFPVGPSWEHFTPLDSISPILQMSVMQSEDGAFYYHHGFLPDALREALIYDLQVKRFARGGSTITMQLVKNVFLNKNKNFARKLEEALIVWIIETKRLTSKERMYEVYLNIAEWGPLIYGIQEASAYYFNKRPSQLTTEESIFLASIIPKPKHFRSSFAENGKLKESMEGYYKLIAGRLAQKGLISEIEADTIRPEIQVTGDALNSLAGKTPESSSPTAEEQ, encoded by the coding sequence ATGAAAACAAATAGCCAAAAGCGTATTCTTCCGCTAGCTCTCAGTGGAGGAATACTCATCTGCCTCATTTGTATCTACTCAGGTCGCAGCGTTCTTCTACGGAGCATAGTCAACCGACACACATCCCGTATCGAGCAGACACACGGGTTATGCATTCATTACGACAAACTGGAGATGAATGGTTTAAATGAAATATATCTCCAAGGCCTTTCGGTTATCCCCGAACAACGGGATACACTATTCACATTAGCATCAACCCGCATCAAGCTGAATTTTTGGAAATTACTCACCAAGAAAATAGAAGTAAGCTACATAGCAGCAGAAGATATCAGACTCACATTTACAAAGCAAGACTCCATCGCCAATTATGATTTTCTCTTTAAAAAAGACCGGAAAGTTCCATCACAAACATCCGGTCAAACCGTAACGGAAATCAATTATGCGGAAAGAATAAACAAACTACTCAATTTATGCTACGGTTTTCTACCTGAAAACGGACAATTAAAACAGATTTATATCACTGAACGAAAAGACAGCAACTTCGTTTCTATGGTATTCCCTTCTTTTATCATCAAAGAGAACAAGTTCCGGTCAACCATTGAGATACACGAAGATACACTAACCCGGCATTGGATAGCTGATGGCGAACTGAAACAATCTGCCAATACATTAATGGCAAAGCTATACTCTGCCGATTCCACAAAAGTTTCTATACCTTATATTACCCGCCGTTTTGGTGCGAAAGTCACTTTTGACACCTTATCTTATAGCATGACCAAAGAAAGTAATGGAAAAAACCAGCTATATCTCAACGGAAAAGCGAAAGTAAACGGACTTGATATATTCCACAAAGTACTGTCTCCCGAAGTGATTCATCTCGACCGCGGACATTTAGGATATCAAATGAACATTAGCGACCATTCTTTTGAATTGGATAGCACCACTACGGTTATATTCAATAAAATTCAGGTTCATCCTTATCTACGAGCCGAAAAGAAAAAAGATTTATGGCATTTCACTGCAGCCGTTGACAAATCATGGTTTCCGGCAGACGAGCTGTTCAGTTCTCTGCCCAAAGGCCTGTTCAACAACCTGGAAGGTATCAAAACAAGTGGTGAGTTAGCTTATCATTTCCTGTTGGATATTGATTTTGCACAATTGGATAGTCTCAAATTAGAATCAGAGTTGAAAGAGAGGAATTTCGAAATTGTAGAATATGGCGATACCCAACTGTCCAAGATGTCAGGCGAGTTTGTCTACACAGCATATGAAAATGGAATGCCAGTACGCACTTTCCCCGTCGGCCCTTCCTGGGAACATTTCACCCCACTTGACAGCATTTCACCGATCCTGCAAATGTCTGTGATGCAAAGTGAAGACGGGGCGTTTTATTATCATCATGGTTTCCTGCCCGATGCACTCCGCGAAGCGTTGATTTACGATTTGCAAGTCAAACGTTTTGCACGTGGCGGAAGCACTATCACAATGCAATTAGTGAAGAATGTATTTCTGAACAAAAATAAAAACTTTGCCCGCAAACTGGAAGAAGCATTGATTGTATGGATCATAGAAACAAAGAGACTGACTTCGAAAGAACGGATGTATGAGGTATATCTGAATATTGCGGAATGGGGCCCGCTAATCTACGGCATCCAGGAGGCTTCCGCCTACTACTTCAACAAACGTCCTTCCCAACTGACTACGGAAGAAAGTATCTTCCTGGCTTCTATCATCCCGAAGCCCAAACATTTCCGCAGTTCTTTCGCAGAAAACGGAAAACTGAAAGAGAGCATGGAAGGATATTATAAACTCATTGCCGGACGTCTTGCCCAAAAAGGTTTGATAAGTGAAATCGAGGCGGATACTATCCGCCCCGAAATCCAAGTTACGGGCGATGCCCTGAATAGTCTAGCCGGCAAAACACCGGAGTCTAGCTCTCCTACCGCTGAGGAGCAATGA
- a CDS encoding DUF4476 domain-containing protein — protein MKKIHIILLLALGLGVSSCFTSYISNKQVMGVQQGMTQRDVESILGKPDYRRFDGDMEEWEFHRDNGTPVLTSEPMTIIVQFANKKVISMDTFKGYGRPSPHPVVVPPPTVTTVEVVPGHQPEEIRLMTDTEFNNFIEKLKFTIMSDDQKRLIGQMLDKHDVTSSQCVRIVKEISYTPDQVEMMKKLYPYVRDKQNFNKVIDSLFSTVYKDEMYKFIKEYHQTNK, from the coding sequence ATGAAAAAGATACATATCATCCTACTGTTGGCATTGGGACTGGGAGTCAGCAGCTGTTTTACCAGCTATATTTCTAACAAGCAGGTTATGGGTGTACAGCAAGGGATGACTCAAAGAGATGTTGAAAGTATTTTGGGAAAACCGGATTACCGACGTTTCGACGGTGATATGGAAGAATGGGAATTTCATCGTGATAACGGGACGCCTGTTTTGACTTCGGAGCCCATGACAATCATTGTTCAGTTTGCCAATAAAAAGGTGATCAGTATGGATACATTCAAAGGCTATGGCAGACCTTCGCCGCATCCGGTCGTAGTACCTCCTCCTACTGTCACTACTGTTGAAGTTGTTCCCGGTCACCAGCCGGAAGAAATTCGTCTGATGACGGATACTGAGTTTAATAACTTCATCGAGAAGTTGAAATTCACAATTATGAGTGATGACCAGAAGAGGTTGATCGGACAGATGTTGGACAAGCATGATGTTACTTCAAGCCAATGTGTGAGAATTGTAAAAGAGATTTCTTATACGCCCGATCAGGTTGAGATGATGAAGAAACTTTATCCTTATGTAAGGGATAAGCAGAATTTTAATAAGGTGATTGATAGCTTGTTTTCCACTGTGTATAAAGATGAAATGTACAAGTTTATCAAAGAATATCATCAAACAAATAAATGA
- a CDS encoding DUF4476 domain-containing protein — MRKIIISFCILLSALSLQAQSVSGIRIDGGNTPILVYFGGNQMCLPTTTCFVANLDRGYYTVEVYATRFTRPGERVWKGERLYNERIYFDGRGVKDIFVDDRHANVRPGRPGQGEHRPNYDRHDRVMNDQLFKTFYNNLKKEPFEDDRMALLNTALANSDFTSAQCLQVTKLYTFDDDRMAIMKKMYPRIVDKEAFFTVIATLTFSSNKDEMNKFVQNYGRR, encoded by the coding sequence ATGCGTAAGATAATAATAAGTTTCTGCATCCTGTTATCCGCTCTCTCTTTACAAGCGCAGTCCGTCAGCGGAATCCGTATTGACGGTGGTAATACCCCTATTCTTGTTTACTTTGGTGGAAACCAGATGTGCTTGCCGACTACCACTTGCTTTGTAGCTAACCTGGATCGGGGATATTACACGGTTGAGGTTTATGCTACCCGTTTCACCCGTCCGGGAGAGCGTGTTTGGAAAGGGGAGAGGTTGTACAACGAACGTATTTACTTCGACGGAAGAGGTGTGAAAGATATTTTTGTAGATGACCGTCATGCCAATGTCCGTCCGGGCAGACCGGGACAAGGAGAACACCGTCCGAATTATGACCGTCACGACAGGGTGATGAACGATCAGCTTTTTAAAACGTTCTATAATAATCTGAAAAAAGAACCGTTTGAGGATGATCGCATGGCATTGCTTAATACTGCATTGGCAAATTCAGATTTTACGTCTGCCCAATGTCTCCAAGTGACAAAGCTCTATACTTTTGATGATGACCGAATGGCAATCATGAAAAAGATGTATCCCCGGATTGTTGACAAGGAGGCTTTCTTTACGGTGATTGCTACACTGACGTTTTCTTCCAATAAGGATGAAATGAATAAGTTTGTGCAGAACTATGGCAGACGCTGA
- a CDS encoding CvfB family protein, with protein MSIELGKFNQLEVVKEVDFGVYLDGGEEGEILLPTRYVPEDCKIGDFLNVFLYLDMDERLIATTLTPLVQVGQFACLEVAWVNQFGAFLNWGLMKDLFVPFSEQKMKMQVGRKYVIHAHLDDESYRIVASAKVERYLSKDRPEYASGDEVNILIWQKTDLGFKAIIDNKYSGLLYENEIFSTLQTGMEMKAFVKQVREDGKVDLILQKPGFEKIDDFSKTLLNYIRENDGRIRLNDKSPAEDIYATFGVSKKTFKKGVGDLYKKHLITLHEDGITLADS; from the coding sequence ATGAGCATCGAATTAGGAAAATTCAATCAGCTTGAAGTTGTAAAGGAAGTCGATTTCGGGGTGTATCTCGACGGAGGAGAGGAGGGGGAGATTTTGTTGCCCACCCGTTATGTGCCCGAAGACTGTAAAATAGGAGACTTTTTGAATGTCTTTCTTTATCTGGATATGGATGAGAGATTGATTGCCACTACGCTGACTCCGTTGGTGCAGGTAGGGCAGTTTGCCTGTCTGGAAGTGGCATGGGTGAATCAGTTTGGAGCTTTCTTGAACTGGGGGTTGATGAAGGACCTGTTTGTGCCGTTCAGTGAGCAGAAGATGAAGATGCAGGTTGGACGGAAGTACGTGATTCATGCACATTTGGATGATGAAAGTTATCGCATTGTGGCTTCGGCAAAGGTGGAACGCTATCTGTCGAAAGACAGGCCGGAGTATGCTTCGGGGGATGAAGTGAATATTCTCATTTGGCAGAAAACGGATTTGGGCTTCAAGGCAATCATAGACAATAAGTATAGCGGTTTGCTTTACGAAAACGAGATATTTTCTACATTGCAGACAGGTATGGAGATGAAGGCTTTTGTGAAACAGGTGCGCGAAGACGGCAAGGTGGATTTGATCCTTCAGAAACCAGGCTTTGAGAAGATAGATGATTTCTCGAAAACCTTGCTGAATTATATCAGGGAGAATGACGGAAGGATCAGACTGAATGATAAAAGTCCTGCGGAAGATATTTATGCTACATTTGGTGTCAGCAAGAAGACCTTTAAGAAAGGAGTGGGTGACTTATATAAGAAACACCTGATAACCTTGCACGAAGATGGCATCACTTTGGCAGACTCCTAA